The Alicyclobacillus macrosporangiidus CPP55 genome segment GTTGCAGCCGGAGCGGACGATGCGCGGCGGTGTCTTGGTGCCGAACCGGCCAGACGCTGAGCTTGAGGATCACCGTCTGGCAGAGGGCTTTTCGATATCGCAACCGATTTCGGATACGACAAGGGGCGTGGACCTGCCTGAGCCGGTTCGCGATGAAACGACTTCATCAGATCGGCAGGAATCCGGCGCAGCGCTGCAGGTGAGCGGCGGCGGGTCCGCAAGCAACTGTGTTGGCAGCGCGCAACGACGCAACAGTACGTTGCAGACCCAGGTGAGCTACGGCCGCGAGGAGACGGAGTGGCGTGAGCAGGAATTGCACGGCTCGGAGGCTGAGACGGCGAGACTCGGGGATGGGCTTGGGGTGCCGGGGGCTCCCAGTATGGAGAACTCGAACTGAGCCGAGGTCCGCAGTCAGTCGATAAACAGTGTTGGGGCCGAGTGCAACGGGGGTGTTGGATGGCACAGAAAACTCAACACCGCAGAAGACGGAGACATCTCGTTTTCAGCGGGAGCAGGGGAGCCAATCATCGGAAATCCCGGATCGCCTGACGCCTCGTTCGCGGCAGAGACAACAGCCATCCACGTTGCCGCCAGATCCGCGCGGGCTGCGAGGACCGAGAGGACCGAGACTGAGGCCGTGATTTGCCATGCGCCTCTCCCTCCTGTGGAAGGAGGGGTTTCGTTTGTGATCCACACCACGCACGCGGCCTTCGGCGCCGCCCTCATGGAAACCATCCTCGTCGCCGAGCACGCCCCGGTCACGTGGCAGGCCGCGGCCGCCATTGCCGCAGCCTTCACCGTGGCGCCGTTTCCCGACATCGACCAACCCGAATCCTGGGTTTCACGACACATTCCGTTCGGATCTGTCGTGTCCATGTTCATCCGCCACCGCACGTTGACCCACTCATTGGCGGTCACGGTGGCCTTGTACTTGGTGTTGTTTGATATGGGCTTTCACGTGCCGACATGGCTGGCGACGGGTATTGTGGTGGGGTGGACGAGCCACTGGCTTATCGATCTACTCAACCCGATGGGTGTTCAACTGTTCTACCCGCTTCCCATATGGGTGAAGCCGCCCATACCGTGGCTGGCTATCGGTGTGGAAAGCGCCGGAGAAGCGGTTCTGCGAATGTTGATTCAGGTGTACGCCGCCGTGTTGGGGGCCAGTTACGGGTTCTTGCACATGCCGCAAGGGGTGCAGGAAGCGGGCGGGCCGTTGTTGCCATACGCGTCACGAGTGGTTGAGGCGGTCTCTTGGCCTTGGTTGGCGGATGCCTGCAGGTGGCTGCACTTGGTTGTCTGAGGACACAGAAGGGAGAGAGGTATATGGGTGCGAATGCGGCTGACATTACCAGCAATCCGGCGTGGACGTTGGTCCAGCCCATCTTCGATTTGCTGGCGGTGGGGATCCTTGTCTGGATGACGGTCCTCATAGTCCGCAAGTACTTCAAAGGCGAGCACCACAACATCATCGTCCAGGTGCTGTTCGGGATGATCGCCCTGATTTTCCTCATCGACCCCACCGTGTTCTTCGGGGTGCTGAACTGGCTGATTGGCAAACTACCGCACGCGTAACGGCCGGGCCGCTCTGCAGGGGCGGCTCTTCCTTTGGAGAGGGGGAGGGTTGCGGTGCCGCGCAGCTACCAAAAGCTGTTTAAGCAAAAGGTGGTGATCACCAATCTCAACCGCCGAAGTCTCGGATTTCGACTGTTTGCGGACGATCTCATCACGTTCTTCCTGGCAGCGTTCATCCTCATGCTGCTTGACTCATACACACCGCTGATTCTCGTCAACTTCGTCATGAACCGCTGGTTGTTCATCGCCGGTGGCGCGTTCCTGTTCACGTGGGCCGCACGAAAGCTCGACCCGGACGGCAAGCCGTTGGTGCGCTATCTGTTCGGGGCGGTGGCGTATCCGTTTCGCAGTCATGTCAGCGACGGATGGACGAAAAAAGCCCGGCGGTTGGTGTGGCGCAAGGGCAGGGTGACGCGGCGGAATGACGTGGCGAAGGTGGTGTGGACGCGCGGGGATTTGCCGCTGCCGGTGAAAGTGTACGGAGAGCACTGGAGCTTTGAGAGTGGCACACACTTGGATGTCCGCCTGCGGCGTGGCAGGGCGGTGCTGACGAAAGTTGGCCGGTTCCGCAGGCCTGGGCGGCACCGGATGTCGGGATTGAGACCGGGGCGGTACGAGGTTGAGGGACGCCGGTTGTTGCGCCGGGATGACTGAGTCCTGGCGCTCTTATTTTGCCCTGCAAGCCGCGTTGGAGTGGAAACCAGTGTACAGGAGGTGCGCGTGAAAGATGCGCAGGGTTGTCCGAAGAGGAGCGGTTTTGGCTGTGGCTGGAGGGTTGCTTGTGGCAGGATGCGCAGGGGCGGCACCCAACAACTCAGCGACGCCGGGCAACGCAGTGGCAAACAGCACGGCGCAGGCGGCGCCGATCAATACGCTGCCGTCTGGCGTCGAGCAGCATTTGTCCTCGTATTCCAGCCGGATTCAAAAGGTGGACAAGCTCCCGGTGCAGGTTCCGTCGTCTGTCGACCGGGTGCTGGTGATCAGTTCTGTGACGGGGTACGCGATTTCACAGTTCCAGGAGATTTGGCCGAAGTTAAACCCCAAGCCCGCAGTGGTCTGGGTCGGGATGCCGGAGGCGCAGACGAAAGAGATGTGGTCGAAGCTGGGTTATCACGTCGATCCACTCCCAAGTCCGGTAACGCTGTACGACACAGTGTCAGTGCCAGTCCCAGCGGCATACCGGAAGGTATCGGGCGGCTGGGAAGAGGTTCCGGGGGTCCTCAAGAACAGCGAAGTCAATCAATGGCTGAATTTCTTCTCCCAGGGCGGTGCCGATCAGCGATGAGACAAACGGAAGGTGTGCAGATGCGCAAGGGAAAGTGGATTGGTGCGGCACTTGGCGTCGTCGTGGCGCTGTTGGCCGGGGGTAGTATTGGATATGCGATTGGACATCATGCCGGCGCCTCGCGCGCCTCCTCGACCATCCCTGAACATGCGATTGCCAGTTCCGCGTCTTCACAGCCAGTGGCGGCACCGACATGGAAAGGGCTTGCGCAGGCCGCCCCGAATTTAGAATCGGCCTTACGTGACGCCCCGTTGCTGGCGGCAAACGGCGCAGTCGTGCCGTTTCCGGTGGACAAGCCCGTATTGGTGTTCGCGCCGTGGTGCGGTCATTGTCACGAAACGATTCGGCTGTTGCAACAAGAAGGGCTGTTGGACAGGGTCAAACTGGTGGCCGCCGGACTCGCTTACGGAGGCAACGGGGAGCCCGGATCGCAAGGAACAATCACGCTTGATAAGGCCAAGCAGACGGTGCAGGAGTCTTTTGACCGTCTCGGCGTACACATGTCGGCAGACAGCGTGTTGTACGCCCTGCCTGGCATGGCGGTTGACAAGGTGATTACTGGGTATCCGGAGATTTTGGTCCCCCACGGCGGGCACTGGTACGTGCAGCCGGGGTTCGTGGCGGACACGAAGTTCTGGCACAACTTGCTCGACGCCTGAGAAACGGTATTTGTCATGCACGCCCCCTTCCATTGAAGGGGGTGTTTTTGTTTGCAGGCGCTGTTGCGTGTGGCGTTCCGGCGGTCGTCCTTACGGCGTAGTGTCACGCGGATTGCGATTGGGACCCTGCTTGTGATGTTCACCCCGGCAACGTTCGGGTTGGTGCTGGCGGTGGCGGTTCTGGCTGGAGGGGCGGCGTACATGGCCGGGGCCGATCCCTGGAATGGCGAGATCCCCAAGGATGTCTCGCCAGCGCACGGCATCCCCTCAATGTTCGTGGCATATGTCCAACAGGCGAGTCTCACGTACCACGATCCCATGCAATTCATCGCGGGTGAAGTCATGGTGGAATCCTCCTGGGACCCGACCGCGTACGCGGACTACGGCGGGAGCCACGCGATGGGCCTCATGCAGTTTGAGCCGGAGACGTGGAGCGGGTGGAGCGATCCGTTCTGCCGGATCGATGAGCCGGACACCGACGCGCAGCGCATTCCGCAATACGGAGGGTACGGCGTGGACGCGGATGGGATGTGGGCGCCGATTGGTACGCCGTCGCGCGCGGCCAGTCAGATCGCAACGCTCAACGCCCAGTGCCAAGCCAGGAGCAATGCCGGGTGTGCGCCGTATGCAAGCCCCTGGGACCCGGCGGACGCGCTTGCCGCCGGGGCGAAGTACCTGTCGACCCTCTACAACCAGTTCGGCACCTGGGCGGCGGCCAGCGCGCATTACTACGGCGGGGCGGGTCAGGACCAGTATGTGGCGAGCGTCATGCGCTACACCTACGCCTACGTGCTGGACACGCCGCCCCTGCAACTGGACGGAGGAGGATTCTGGCCGTTTGGCGAGGCGGACTTGGCCATAAGTTCAGTCGGGAACGGCTGGTGGTCGGTCAAAGGCGAGAGCAAGAACCCGGTTGTCTCGCAGCTGTTGCCCTCGCTGCCGATTGTGGCCCCGGCCTCGGGAAGGGTGACGTGGACGATGTCCGGCGGCACGACGACCATCACCCTTCCGTTACCAGATGGAGGGACCTTGACGCTTCGCACGCGGGGCAACGGGGCCATAAAGTGGGCGCTGCCCAAAAGCGCGAGCGTAGGGGCAGCGCAAGCGGGTGACATCGTGGGGTTCATCGACGCCAAGGACGGTTTCGAGGTGTCGGGAGATTTAGCTCGGGTGATTCCCGGCGGGAAACTGACCGGCGGCGTTTTGCACCCGCCGGGGCATGCCATCGGCACAGGAGGTGGCAGCGGGTGACGGAGGTGTTCACACGGTTTTTGGAGCGGCTGGCGCAAGGCATGTCTTGGCGGGAAGCGCACATGGCGTTCTGGATGGATTTGCGGGCCTTTGGTGTGGAGGTTCACGAACCGGACGGGACGGTGCATGAGCGTGGAATCCTCGCGGGGCAGCCGGATTGGAAATCGAGATTCGCCGTACTGGACGTCCCCTGTTCGGATGGGGTGTACCGGGTGTATTTTCGGGCGGATCCCGGTGCCGAGTATTCAGAGGCGGCGCGGTTCGCGCAGGCAGTGGATGCGCTTTTGCATGACCGCGAACGGCTTATGACGGAGGCGCGTCATGATGCGTTGACCGGGTGTTTGAATCGCAAAGGCTTGCAGGAGTGGTTCGCCGACCGGGTGCGGCGGTACACCGACGACATGGGGTTTGTTTTGGTGCTGATTGACTTTGACCACTTCAAACGGCTCAACGACACCCAAGGGCACGCCAAGGGTGACGAGGCGTTGCGAGTCATCACCAACGCGCTGAATTCGGAAAAGCGCACGCACGACATACTGGCGCGCCTGGGAGGAGACGAATTTGTGCTCATCTTCGAGGCGTGCGCCTGTCATCCGGGGATTGTGCAAAGGCTTGAGGGCATCAAACAACGCTTGCCCCTCACGGATTATGGTTTGGACATAACAATGGGCGTGGCCTGTTATCCCCGGCATGGGCGGACGCTGGAACAGCTTTTGGCGCGGGCGGATTTGTGTCTGTATCGCGGGAAGCAAGAGGGGCGCGGGAAGATTGTGTTTGACATCGACGGTCATGACACGGGAGAGGAGGGAGCAAATGGCGGCGGAGATTTGGATGGATGCCGAGGGAGTCATTGAGCGGGCA includes the following:
- a CDS encoding metal-dependent hydrolase, giving the protein MIHTTHAAFGAALMETILVAEHAPVTWQAAAAIAAAFTVAPFPDIDQPESWVSRHIPFGSVVSMFIRHRTLTHSLAVTVALYLVLFDMGFHVPTWLATGIVVGWTSHWLIDLLNPMGVQLFYPLPIWVKPPIPWLAIGVESAGEAVLRMLIQVYAAVLGASYGFLHMPQGVQEAGGPLLPYASRVVEAVSWPWLADACRWLHLVV
- a CDS encoding conjugal transfer protein → MPRSYQKLFKQKVVITNLNRRSLGFRLFADDLITFFLAAFILMLLDSYTPLILVNFVMNRWLFIAGGAFLFTWAARKLDPDGKPLVRYLFGAVAYPFRSHVSDGWTKKARRLVWRKGRVTRRNDVAKVVWTRGDLPLPVKVYGEHWSFESGTHLDVRLRRGRAVLTKVGRFRRPGRHRMSGLRPGRYEVEGRRLLRRDD
- a CDS encoding TlpA family protein disulfide reductase, whose protein sequence is MRKGKWIGAALGVVVALLAGGSIGYAIGHHAGASRASSTIPEHAIASSASSQPVAAPTWKGLAQAAPNLESALRDAPLLAANGAVVPFPVDKPVLVFAPWCGHCHETIRLLQQEGLLDRVKLVAAGLAYGGNGEPGSQGTITLDKAKQTVQESFDRLGVHMSADSVLYALPGMAVDKVITGYPEILVPHGGHWYVQPGFVADTKFWHNLLDA
- a CDS encoding transglycosylase SLT domain-containing protein, producing the protein MQALLRVAFRRSSLRRSVTRIAIGTLLVMFTPATFGLVLAVAVLAGGAAYMAGADPWNGEIPKDVSPAHGIPSMFVAYVQQASLTYHDPMQFIAGEVMVESSWDPTAYADYGGSHAMGLMQFEPETWSGWSDPFCRIDEPDTDAQRIPQYGGYGVDADGMWAPIGTPSRAASQIATLNAQCQARSNAGCAPYASPWDPADALAAGAKYLSTLYNQFGTWAAASAHYYGGAGQDQYVASVMRYTYAYVLDTPPLQLDGGGFWPFGEADLAISSVGNGWWSVKGESKNPVVSQLLPSLPIVAPASGRVTWTMSGGTTTITLPLPDGGTLTLRTRGNGAIKWALPKSASVGAAQAGDIVGFIDAKDGFEVSGDLARVIPGGKLTGGVLHPPGHAIGTGGGSG
- a CDS encoding GGDEF domain-containing protein; the protein is MTEVFTRFLERLAQGMSWREAHMAFWMDLRAFGVEVHEPDGTVHERGILAGQPDWKSRFAVLDVPCSDGVYRVYFRADPGAEYSEAARFAQAVDALLHDRERLMTEARHDALTGCLNRKGLQEWFADRVRRYTDDMGFVLVLIDFDHFKRLNDTQGHAKGDEALRVITNALNSEKRTHDILARLGGDEFVLIFEACACHPGIVQRLEGIKQRLPLTDYGLDITMGVACYPRHGRTLEQLLARADLCLYRGKQEGRGKIVFDIDGHDTGEEGANGGGDLDGCRGSH